The Bos indicus x Bos taurus breed Angus x Brahman F1 hybrid chromosome 15, Bos_hybrid_MaternalHap_v2.0, whole genome shotgun sequence genome includes a window with the following:
- the FIBIN gene encoding fin bud initiation factor homolog, which translates to MVFLKFLWMGFLCHLCQGYFDGPLYPEMSNGTLHHYFVPDGDYEENDDPEKCQLLFRVSDHRRCSQGEGSSASTLLSLTLREEFTVLGRQVEDAGRVLEGISKSISYDLDGEESYGKYLRRESHQIGDAYSNSDKSLTELESKFKQGQEQDSRQESRLNEDFLGMLVHTRSLLKETLDISVGLRDKYELLALTIRSHGTRLGRLKNDYLKV; encoded by the coding sequence ATGGTGTTCCTGAAGTTTCTCTGGATGGGTTTTCTCTGCCACCTGTGTCAGGGCTATTTCGACGGTCCTCTCTACCCAGAGATGTCCAATGGGACCCTGCACCACTACTTTGTGCCGGACGGGGACTACGAGGAGAACGACGACCCCGAGAAGTGCCAGCTGCTCTTCAGGGTGAGTGACCACCGGCGCTGCTCCCAGGGGGAGGGGAGCTCGGCCAGCACTCTGCTAAGCCTCACCCTGCGGGAGGAGTTCACCGTGTTGGGCCGCCAGGTGGAGGACGCGGGGCGCGTGCTGGAGGGCATCAGTAAGAGCATCTCCTACGACCTGGACGGGGAGGAGAGCTATGGCAAGTACCTGCGGCGGGAGTCCCACCAGATCGGGGATGCCTACTCCAATTCGGACAAGTCCCTCACTGAGCTGGAAAGCAAGTTTAAGCAGGGCCAGGAGCAAGACAGCCGGCAAGAGAGCAGGCTCAACGAGGACTTCTTGGGGATGCTGGTCCACACCAGGTCCCTGCTGAAGGAAACGCTGGACATCTCCGTGGGGCTCAGGGACAAATATGAGCTGCTGGCCCTCACCATCAGGAGCCATGGGACCCGACTAGGTCGGCTGAAGAACGATTATCTTAAAGTGTAG